The following coding sequences lie in one Stenotrophomonas rhizophila genomic window:
- a CDS encoding 4Fe-4S cluster-binding domain-containing protein — translation MPNKDVIKPMNPFLSPREWRRRLIAAINIPTTLEFTGRGFICALITSRCHLGCPHCMFASNMDERRSSTNTMTLDRVNRLLQLVKDSNTGYFLVSGGGEGFLELSLMYRIIEGSSADVTWMVTSGFWATTESNTERVLSNCRAAHTGGNSNNPDRSIVIRLSVDQHHIDRIGSPDDPLAYVRRIIKSFDAAHPDESGFSLMLHCLDGEQELVDILAKQLGGSLHETEEKMHSKIKVTERSMQLLLPSGLELPVTFAKLLLSDMAADLRNEDLSTKRVKIWERDAYINEGDRTGLQLHDHGYGHDMLVIYDGRVAGGWQCEMPDVEINIDEHNYAEVMKRTLSDPGVLATIEKGLRYRFEVIEEVSVKACERAKAVNIRDYTSPVLLEEDRVKLYYTIRAIQDFRKDGRMEACAESVDSEVVTIINATRTQLLTWYGESTHDILEQYRQQHCGFSEFEKGLIAFSHEKNALKFVEATLDASKNSTRTVDQWRLLLLRVKHDWYDISSWKTETLSALDEATAIIDTHILKGKRPYEGLSMQSLR, via the coding sequence ATGCCAAATAAAGACGTAATCAAACCCATGAATCCATTCCTATCGCCCCGCGAATGGCGGCGTCGGCTCATTGCTGCGATCAACATTCCAACGACACTAGAATTCACGGGCAGGGGATTTATTTGCGCCCTAATTACGAGCCGCTGCCATCTGGGCTGCCCCCATTGCATGTTCGCATCAAACATGGATGAGCGACGATCATCAACAAATACAATGACCCTTGACCGAGTTAACCGCCTATTGCAACTCGTAAAGGATTCCAATACTGGATACTTTCTTGTTTCCGGCGGAGGAGAGGGATTTCTAGAGCTATCGCTCATGTACAGAATAATCGAGGGTAGCTCGGCAGATGTCACCTGGATGGTCACAAGTGGATTCTGGGCAACCACCGAATCAAATACAGAGAGAGTGCTTTCGAACTGCCGCGCTGCGCACACGGGAGGCAATTCAAACAATCCAGACAGATCGATCGTTATCAGACTAAGTGTCGACCAGCACCACATAGACCGAATTGGGTCACCAGATGACCCCTTGGCTTACGTGCGCCGGATCATCAAATCCTTCGACGCGGCACATCCAGATGAATCAGGCTTTTCATTGATGCTACATTGCCTGGACGGTGAACAAGAGTTAGTTGACATCCTGGCGAAGCAACTCGGCGGTTCGCTGCATGAAACCGAAGAAAAGATGCATTCAAAGATCAAGGTTACTGAAAGATCGATGCAACTGCTGTTACCGTCCGGCCTCGAACTTCCAGTAACATTCGCAAAGTTGCTACTCTCCGACATGGCGGCAGACCTGCGAAACGAAGATCTCTCAACCAAGAGGGTGAAGATATGGGAACGAGACGCATATATTAACGAGGGCGACCGCACCGGTCTGCAATTGCACGACCATGGCTATGGACATGACATGCTGGTCATATACGACGGCCGAGTCGCTGGGGGTTGGCAATGCGAGATGCCGGACGTCGAGATAAATATTGATGAGCACAACTATGCCGAAGTCATGAAACGCACACTCTCAGACCCAGGGGTCCTCGCAACTATCGAGAAGGGTCTGCGATACCGATTCGAGGTAATCGAGGAGGTCAGCGTCAAGGCGTGTGAACGCGCGAAGGCCGTGAACATTCGAGACTACACAAGTCCAGTTCTGCTCGAGGAGGACCGAGTCAAGTTGTACTACACAATCCGAGCAATACAAGACTTCCGCAAGGATGGACGCATGGAGGCATGTGCGGAATCCGTAGACAGCGAAGTTGTCACGATAATTAATGCCACGCGCACGCAACTTCTCACGTGGTATGGAGAATCTACGCATGACATCCTCGAGCAGTACCGCCAACAACACTGCGGCTTCTCAGAGTTTGAGAAAGGGCTTATCGCGTTCTCACATGAAAAGAACGCATTAAAATTTGTTGAAGCAACGCTTGACGCAAGCAAGAACAGCACAAGAACGGTTGATCAGTGGCGTCTTTTGCTACTCCGAGTTAAGCATGATTGGTACGACATTTCATCGTGGAAAACGGAGACCCTGTCAGCACTCGACGAGGCTACGGCGATCATAGACACCCACATTCTTAAAGGGAAAAGGCCATATGAAGGCCTTTCCATGCAGAGCTTAAGGTAG
- a CDS encoding sugar nucleotide-binding protein, whose protein sequence is MMRIAVTGATGFIGTRLIQHLQPCNKVLPLSRSPAGNFPSLDLSQPTTLRSALESIDVDMVVHAAGMARRAQCTLNPQLAKLINVDATRAIAEWSAARSIRMIFLSSVGIDEDNVYADTKRQAEQAIEEVGVNASVLRLAYTFGMSTSESRPKPQMRLENEMRDRGSEVFDRAWKFQPTSLTHMCKVVGSLVDENISIPRIANIVTTEATTMHALASVCSGRDVRSSTDYHERGSKFIDTSHLVLARLPTCSLSELHDELRCLRYAAPQPSNTMETRQD, encoded by the coding sequence ATGATGCGCATCGCTGTTACTGGCGCAACTGGATTCATTGGTACGCGGCTAATCCAGCACCTACAGCCATGCAACAAAGTATTGCCGCTCAGCCGGAGTCCAGCGGGCAATTTTCCTTCGCTTGACCTAAGTCAACCAACCACTCTTCGTAGCGCGCTAGAGAGCATCGATGTTGACATGGTTGTACATGCAGCGGGAATGGCACGTCGCGCGCAGTGCACACTTAATCCGCAACTAGCCAAACTAATAAATGTAGATGCGACTCGCGCAATTGCCGAATGGTCGGCGGCGCGCAGCATCAGAATGATCTTCCTTTCATCTGTCGGCATTGATGAGGACAACGTATACGCCGACACCAAGCGCCAAGCCGAACAAGCCATTGAAGAGGTCGGGGTGAACGCCAGCGTGCTGCGCCTTGCCTACACATTCGGAATGAGTACAAGCGAGTCCAGACCGAAGCCACAGATGCGCTTGGAGAATGAGATGCGCGATCGAGGCAGCGAAGTCTTTGACCGCGCCTGGAAATTCCAGCCAACTAGCCTTACACATATGTGCAAGGTCGTCGGCTCCCTCGTCGACGAGAACATCTCTATTCCACGAATTGCCAACATAGTTACGACTGAAGCAACCACCATGCACGCGTTAGCTTCCGTTTGTTCTGGGCGAGATGTGCGTTCATCCACTGATTATCATGAACGAGGCAGCAAGTTTATCGATACTAGCCATTTAGTTCTCGCGCGACTACCAACATGCTCTCTCTCAGAGCTTCACGATGAGCTCCGATGTTTACGTTACGCCGCGCCACAGCCATCGAACACGATGGAAACGCGACAAGACTGA
- a CDS encoding nuclear transport factor 2 family protein, translating into MTSSIRPLAFAGALFLLLPTAAAAQSSDREAVDQVMQTFMRAYRSADNTLAKQVFRSDGVMIGYSEARGPALASRTGEQFAEGFDGKPAANEAQRKRSYQIVDVAQNLAAVRVNLDYPGWDGVDYVVLLKTDGQWKIMSKSWTGVPK; encoded by the coding sequence ATGACATCTTCGATCCGACCCCTGGCATTTGCCGGTGCCCTGTTTCTGCTGCTTCCCACCGCCGCCGCCGCACAGAGCAGCGACCGTGAGGCCGTGGACCAGGTCATGCAGACCTTCATGCGCGCCTACCGCAGCGCCGACAACACGCTGGCCAAGCAGGTCTTCCGCAGCGATGGCGTCATGATCGGCTATTCGGAAGCCCGCGGGCCGGCACTGGCCTCCCGCACCGGGGAACAGTTCGCCGAGGGATTCGATGGCAAGCCGGCCGCCAACGAGGCGCAGCGCAAACGCAGCTACCAGATCGTGGATGTGGCCCAGAATCTGGCCGCCGTGCGGGTGAACCTGGACTACCCCGGATGGGATGGCGTGGACTACGTGGTGCTGCTCAAGACCGACGGGCAGTGGAAGATCATGAGCAAATCGTGGACCGGCGTACCGAAGTGA
- a CDS encoding immunity 53 family protein, with the protein MHALDRLQKWYADQCDGDWEHSFGIRIDTLDNPGWTVSVDLIDTVLQDKPHAPIRRGDSETDAQWLYCKVDSGRFEAAGGVACLPDMLEQFLCWAGY; encoded by the coding sequence ATGCACGCGCTTGACCGCCTTCAGAAGTGGTACGCCGATCAGTGTGATGGGGACTGGGAACATTCCTTTGGCATCAGGATCGACACGCTGGACAACCCGGGCTGGACGGTATCCGTGGACCTGATCGATACGGTGCTTCAGGACAAGCCCCATGCCCCCATCCGCCGAGGTGACTCAGAGACGGATGCGCAATGGCTGTATTGCAAGGTCGATTCGGGCAGGTTCGAAGCCGCCGGCGGCGTTGCGTGCCTTCCAGATATGCTGGAGCAGTTCCTTTGCTGGGCCGGCTATTGA
- a CDS encoding type 1 glutamine amidotransferase domain-containing protein has protein sequence MHTFRTFAACLLLLLSVWLGGACSTDAAPVAAATAAPARPAAGSPDRILFIIASSKVHGTSTLPASISFGEVVHAWDVFNAAGYAVDMVSPDGGAVPILDDYVSPDVAARLHDARIMDPLRTTFTPAQVDAARYRAVYYVGGSNAMYGVPEHPALQRIALQVYEGNGGVVSAVCHGTAGIVNLRLASGDYLIAGKRVSGFPEEHEQQGAAYFKQFPFLIGTTVRARGGVFHAVDGEAPHIQVDGRLVTGQNYASAAPVARAVVAALGPPAHRLPQRAAPN, from the coding sequence ATGCACACGTTCCGCACCTTCGCCGCCTGCCTGCTGCTCCTGCTGAGCGTCTGGCTGGGCGGCGCCTGCAGCACCGACGCCGCACCTGTTGCAGCGGCCACGGCTGCCCCCGCGCGGCCCGCAGCGGGCAGCCCGGACCGCATCCTGTTCATCATCGCCAGCAGCAAAGTGCATGGCACCTCCACGCTGCCGGCCAGCATCAGCTTCGGTGAAGTGGTGCATGCGTGGGACGTGTTCAACGCCGCCGGCTACGCGGTGGACATGGTGTCCCCCGACGGCGGCGCCGTGCCGATCCTCGATGACTACGTCAGCCCGGACGTGGCCGCGCGGCTGCACGACGCGCGGATCATGGACCCGCTGCGCACCACCTTCACCCCGGCCCAGGTGGACGCGGCCCGCTACCGCGCCGTGTATTACGTGGGGGGCAGCAACGCCATGTACGGCGTCCCCGAACACCCGGCGCTGCAACGCATTGCCCTGCAGGTTTACGAGGGCAATGGCGGCGTGGTCTCGGCGGTGTGCCACGGCACGGCCGGCATCGTGAACCTGCGGCTGGCCAGCGGCGACTACCTGATCGCGGGCAAGCGTGTCAGCGGGTTTCCCGAAGAGCACGAACAGCAGGGCGCGGCCTACTTCAAGCAGTTCCCGTTCCTGATCGGCACGACCGTCCGCGCGCGCGGCGGCGTGTTCCATGCCGTGGACGGCGAAGCGCCGCACATCCAGGTCGATGGCCGGCTGGTGACCGGGCAGAACTACGCCTCTGCCGCGCCCGTGGCCCGCGCCGTGGTAGCCGCGCTGGGCCCGCCTGCGCATCGGTTGCCGCAGCGCGCCGCACCGAACTGA
- the arsH gene encoding arsenical resistance protein ArsH: MHPLPNVVPGALDLPSAARLEQGTAPRHRPRILILYGSLRPQSFSRKLALEAQRLLEQLGADTRLFDPHGLPMLDAEPATHPKVQELRQASLWSEGQVWVSPERHGTLTAVFKNQIDWLPLEEGSVRPTQGRTLAVMQVCGGSQSFNVVNALRVLGRWMRMVTIPNQSSVPKAWQEFDDAGRMKPSAYYDRVVDVMEELVKFTLLVRGRSDYLVDRYSERKGAVEAVALAAAAGVVDAALNQAEGA; this comes from the coding sequence ATGCACCCCCTCCCCAACGTAGTGCCCGGCGCTCTGGACCTTCCCTCGGCCGCCAGGCTGGAGCAGGGCACGGCGCCGCGCCACCGCCCGCGCATCCTCATCCTGTATGGCTCGCTGCGCCCGCAATCGTTCAGCCGCAAGCTGGCGCTGGAAGCGCAGCGGCTGCTGGAACAGCTTGGGGCGGACACCCGGCTGTTCGATCCGCATGGCCTGCCGATGCTCGACGCCGAACCGGCCACGCATCCCAAGGTGCAGGAACTGCGCCAGGCATCGCTGTGGTCCGAAGGCCAGGTGTGGGTCAGCCCGGAGCGGCATGGCACGCTGACGGCGGTGTTCAAGAATCAGATCGACTGGCTGCCGCTGGAAGAAGGCAGCGTGCGCCCCACCCAGGGACGCACGCTGGCGGTGATGCAGGTCTGCGGTGGCTCGCAATCGTTCAACGTGGTCAACGCGCTGCGCGTGCTGGGCCGTTGGATGCGCATGGTGACCATCCCCAACCAGTCGTCCGTGCCCAAGGCATGGCAGGAGTTCGATGATGCGGGGCGGATGAAGCCGTCGGCCTATTACGATCGCGTGGTGGACGTGATGGAGGAACTGGTCAAGTTCACCCTGCTGGTGCGCGGGCGCAGCGACTACCTGGTGGACCGCTACAGCGAACGCAAGGGCGCGGTCGAGGCGGTCGCGCTTGCGGCCGCTGCCGGCGTGGTGGACGCAGCCTTGAACCAGGCGGAGGGCGCATGA
- a CDS encoding DUF5694 domain-containing protein: MIGRISGMFILGVCSASALAAGTGYQPPFHPDQLKGPPAGRPNEVLVLGSPHLSGMPDTFAPAQLEPLLERLAAWKPEAIAVEAVSGLQCDYMRRNPARYADSVSSYCVDTGPAQAATGLDVPAANAEAERLLAQWPATPSAAQRRRLAAVWLAAGERNSAVVQWLRLPAEQRIAADGMTDALVAFLDKRLQRRDESVLVAATLAARLGLERVWAVDDHTADSPTPKEVEKAAADAIRKAWDNPYSKARHAADDALNAHLTQPHGMLAIYRAYNAPEGAMQTYRSDFGAALVEPSPQAFGRNYVGYWETRNLRMVANMRDVLGQTPGMRLLTIVGASHKHYYEAYLNLMHDVQLVDAEAVLR, from the coding sequence ATGATCGGACGCATCAGCGGTATGTTCATTCTTGGGGTGTGCAGCGCCAGCGCGCTGGCCGCCGGGACGGGGTACCAGCCCCCCTTCCACCCCGACCAGCTGAAGGGCCCGCCGGCGGGCCGGCCCAACGAGGTGCTGGTGCTGGGCTCGCCGCACCTGTCGGGAATGCCGGACACCTTCGCGCCGGCCCAGCTGGAACCGCTGCTCGAGCGCCTGGCCGCATGGAAGCCGGAGGCGATTGCGGTGGAAGCCGTGTCCGGCCTGCAGTGCGACTACATGCGGCGCAATCCCGCGCGGTATGCCGACAGCGTGAGCAGCTACTGCGTGGATACCGGCCCGGCGCAGGCCGCAACCGGCCTGGACGTACCGGCCGCCAACGCCGAGGCCGAGCGCCTGCTGGCCCAGTGGCCCGCCACCCCCAGTGCGGCGCAGCGCCGACGGCTGGCAGCGGTATGGCTGGCCGCCGGTGAGCGCAACTCCGCGGTGGTGCAATGGCTGCGCCTGCCCGCCGAGCAACGCATTGCCGCCGACGGTATGACCGACGCGCTGGTGGCCTTCCTGGACAAGCGCCTGCAGCGGCGCGACGAGTCGGTGCTGGTGGCCGCCACGCTCGCTGCCCGGCTGGGACTGGAGCGGGTGTGGGCGGTGGATGACCACACCGCCGATTCGCCCACGCCGAAGGAGGTAGAGAAGGCGGCGGCCGATGCGATCAGGAAGGCGTGGGACAACCCGTATTCCAAAGCCCGCCACGCGGCGGACGATGCGCTGAACGCCCATCTGACCCAGCCGCACGGCATGCTGGCGATCTACCGCGCATACAACGCGCCGGAAGGCGCGATGCAGACCTACCGCAGCGATTTCGGCGCGGCGCTGGTGGAGCCTTCGCCGCAGGCGTTTGGCCGCAACTACGTGGGCTACTGGGAAACCCGCAACCTGCGCATGGTCGCCAACATGCGTGACGTGCTGGGCCAGACCCCCGGCATGCGCCTGCTGACCATCGTCGGCGCGTCGCACAAGCACTACTACGAGGCCTACCTCAACCTGATGCACGACGTGCAGCTGGTGGATGCCGAAGCCGTGCTGCGCTGA
- the arsC gene encoding arsenate reductase (glutaredoxin) (This arsenate reductase requires both glutathione and glutaredoxin to convert arsenate to arsenite, after which the efflux transporter formed by ArsA and ArsB can extrude the arsenite from the cell, providing resistance.) — MNAVIYHNPNCGTSRNTLAMLRHVGIEPQVIDYLAHPPSRARLIELIAAAGLGVRDAIRQKGTPYDALGLGDPALGGDALLDAMLAHPILINRPFVQTALGTRLCRPSEVVLEILPPMTRPFIKEDGEVVEARQGS; from the coding sequence ATGAACGCCGTCATTTACCACAACCCCAATTGCGGCACCTCGCGCAACACGCTGGCGATGCTTCGGCACGTGGGCATCGAACCACAGGTCATCGACTACCTGGCCCACCCGCCCAGCCGCGCGCGCCTGATCGAACTGATCGCAGCGGCAGGCCTGGGCGTTCGCGATGCCATCCGGCAGAAGGGCACGCCGTATGACGCGCTGGGGCTGGGCGACCCCGCGCTCGGCGGCGACGCACTGCTGGACGCGATGCTGGCGCATCCGATCCTGATCAACCGGCCGTTCGTGCAGACGGCGCTGGGCACCCGGCTGTGCCGTCCCTCCGAGGTCGTGCTGGAAATCCTGCCGCCGATGACGCGCCCCTTCATCAAGGAAGACGGCGAGGTGGTGGAAGCGCGGCAGGGCAGTTGA
- a CDS encoding serine hydrolase domain-containing protein has protein sequence MAIIATAWAVQPTLGQAKPAGIPPADRHAQVDALFAPWNGTATPGCAVGISRDGVLDYARGYGMSTLEYDIPLSPESIFLVGSVSKQFTAFSIALLAQDGKLSLDDDIRTYLPEMSNISRKITIAQLIHHTSGLREQGQLLYLAGWRSDDLMTQNDMLAIASRQRGVNFAPGSETLYNNLGYTLLAVIVQRVSGKPLWAFADERIFKPLGMADTHFQDDHTEIVRGRAAAYQADGKGGWKISIPASDYYGPTGLFSTVGDLLKWQANFVDGRVGGAALVASLQRSAALDSGAANGYGGGVFVSTYRGLRTIGHDGVHAGYRADTVAFPDQRLAIVTLCNGTTLAPAELNQKIAAVYLGDQMRPIASAVKVPEAALVPLAGVYWSAVTDEVVRVDVKDGALRPSGAASPLEALGGGLFRAGEVARWQFDTSTKALPGTRELRIWDSWPTPRVFSRVDAPMPSAEALASLAGQYRIEEVGMTYTVLMVDGKLTVRWPRQSDLVLEAVGGDRFVSGPWTVTFTRTAVGAVDGLTLTARRLRRLRAERLTTVEVPAVAATRTGADHAR, from the coding sequence ATGGCGATCATCGCCACCGCGTGGGCCGTGCAGCCCACGCTTGGTCAGGCGAAGCCCGCCGGCATCCCACCGGCAGATCGCCACGCGCAGGTGGACGCCCTGTTCGCCCCGTGGAACGGCACCGCCACGCCCGGCTGCGCGGTGGGGATCTCCCGCGACGGTGTGCTGGATTACGCGCGCGGTTACGGCATGTCCACGCTCGAGTACGACATCCCCCTCTCTCCGGAATCGATCTTCCTCGTCGGGTCGGTCTCCAAGCAGTTCACCGCCTTCTCGATCGCGCTGCTGGCACAGGACGGCAAGCTGTCGCTGGACGATGACATCCGCACCTACCTGCCGGAGATGTCGAACATTAGCCGCAAGATCACCATCGCGCAGCTGATCCACCACACCAGTGGCCTGCGCGAGCAGGGGCAGCTGCTGTACCTGGCCGGGTGGCGCAGCGACGACCTCATGACCCAGAACGACATGCTGGCGATTGCCAGCCGGCAACGTGGCGTGAACTTCGCGCCGGGCAGCGAAACGCTCTACAACAATCTGGGCTACACGCTGCTGGCGGTCATCGTGCAGCGCGTCTCCGGCAAGCCGCTGTGGGCCTTTGCCGATGAGCGCATCTTCAAGCCGCTGGGCATGGCCGACACCCACTTCCAGGACGACCACACCGAGATCGTGCGCGGGCGTGCCGCGGCGTACCAGGCCGATGGCAAGGGCGGCTGGAAGATCAGCATTCCGGCATCGGACTACTACGGTCCAACCGGTCTGTTCAGCACCGTGGGCGACCTGCTGAAGTGGCAGGCCAACTTCGTTGACGGGCGCGTGGGTGGGGCAGCGTTGGTGGCCTCCCTGCAGCGTTCGGCTGCGCTGGATAGCGGCGCAGCAAATGGCTACGGCGGCGGCGTGTTCGTCAGCACCTACCGTGGCCTGCGCACCATTGGCCACGATGGCGTGCATGCCGGGTACCGGGCCGACACGGTGGCCTTCCCCGACCAGCGGCTGGCGATCGTGACGCTGTGCAACGGCACCACGCTTGCACCTGCGGAGCTCAACCAGAAGATTGCGGCGGTGTATCTCGGGGACCAGATGAGGCCGATTGCATCCGCGGTGAAGGTGCCGGAGGCGGCGTTGGTGCCGCTGGCGGGCGTGTACTGGAGTGCCGTGACCGACGAAGTGGTGCGGGTGGACGTGAAGGACGGGGCGCTGCGTCCGTCCGGCGCGGCGTCCCCGTTGGAAGCGCTCGGCGGTGGGCTGTTCCGCGCGGGCGAGGTGGCGCGATGGCAGTTCGATACCTCCACCAAGGCGCTGCCAGGTACACGCGAACTGCGGATCTGGGATTCCTGGCCCACGCCGCGCGTCTTCTCGCGCGTTGACGCACCGATGCCCTCCGCCGAGGCGCTGGCGTCGTTGGCCGGGCAGTACCGTATCGAGGAGGTCGGCATGACCTACACGGTGCTGATGGTGGACGGCAAGCTGACCGTGCGCTGGCCGCGCCAGAGTGACCTGGTGCTGGAGGCCGTGGGCGGTGACCGCTTCGTCAGTGGCCCATGGACGGTGACATTCACGCGGACGGCGGTGGGTGCGGTGGACGGGTTGACGCTCACGGCGCGCCGGCTGCGACGCCTGCGGGCCGAACGGCTCACCACGGTGGAGGTGCCGGCGGTAGCGGCTACACGCACAGGCGCTGACCACGCGCGCTGA
- a CDS encoding PEP/pyruvate-binding domain-containing protein codes for MDRSRTHLAWPPRVLALLVLLLCCTSAALAQTARKPSPYEYRPGNEAAPTSTEGPDYLSRIDNRAQFMQLARVYNAGTALEMPHLIFVIDRQNAARIYYINTPRIALHEQFVRRQRLVRSLDKATLNAQYRDPERRFLFGTLSWQRDLPGYTFEFWEGDKLTAPLLRQTDTVVRASFREPIRFKTNSTQHEQLATTMGLAYVSQEALLREQRFLPLNTGRAEGRLRIVRSEAQLRTLSPGDIPVLDEVPIALSPVAGLVTQRPSTLLSHVNLLAKGWGIPNLYLRDAQAALRPYDGQWVALEVTHNNYQVTRLTRPARTPSATAARPTVRNLPRPDLSVVALKPLAALRARDSGHCGVKAANLGTLKTALPPAARVPDGFCIPFAHYQAMMQRLRIPQRLQELQRRPGFSTDAAVRRDALAGLRAEIANAAPDPAFVRSLDSQWRSQLQGGAVFVRSSSNSEDLPGFSGAGLYTTVPNVTRTDDVAKAVQTVWASVFNFEAYEARTAAGLRQDAVAMAVLVQRAAPSDSSGVMITRDPFDAARRHITYISAKRGLGIRVVEGKRQAEQVMYSTWSKAVQVLSRSAEDTQLVANAAGGVREVPITGSRQVLTDALIARLARVGASTKQALGGVDQDIEWAVVGDEVLILQSRPYVDGSAR; via the coding sequence ATGGACCGATCCCGTACGCACCTTGCCTGGCCACCGCGCGTGTTGGCGCTGCTTGTGCTGCTGCTGTGCTGCACCTCAGCTGCGCTGGCGCAGACCGCACGCAAGCCATCACCCTACGAGTACCGGCCAGGTAACGAGGCCGCTCCCACGTCGACCGAAGGGCCGGACTATCTGTCGCGCATCGACAACCGCGCGCAGTTCATGCAGCTCGCCCGCGTCTACAACGCCGGTACCGCGCTGGAGATGCCGCACCTGATCTTCGTGATCGACCGGCAGAACGCCGCGCGCATCTACTACATCAACACCCCGCGCATTGCGCTGCACGAGCAGTTCGTGCGCCGCCAGCGGCTGGTGCGCAGCCTGGACAAGGCCACGCTCAACGCCCAGTACCGTGACCCCGAGCGGCGCTTCCTGTTCGGCACGCTCAGCTGGCAGCGCGATCTGCCCGGCTACACCTTCGAGTTCTGGGAGGGCGACAAGCTCACCGCGCCCCTGCTGCGGCAGACCGACACGGTGGTGCGCGCCTCCTTCCGTGAGCCGATCCGTTTCAAGACCAACTCCACCCAGCACGAGCAGCTGGCCACCACGATGGGCCTGGCCTACGTCAGCCAGGAGGCGCTGCTGCGCGAGCAGCGCTTCCTGCCGTTGAACACCGGCCGCGCCGAGGGTCGGCTGCGCATCGTGCGCTCGGAGGCGCAGCTGCGCACGCTGTCGCCGGGCGACATCCCGGTGCTGGATGAGGTGCCCATCGCGCTGTCACCGGTGGCCGGCCTGGTCACCCAGCGTCCCTCCACCCTGCTGTCGCACGTGAACCTGCTGGCCAAGGGCTGGGGCATTCCCAACCTCTACCTGCGCGATGCCCAGGCGGCCCTGCGCCCGTACGACGGCCAGTGGGTCGCCCTGGAGGTCACCCACAACAACTACCAGGTCACCCGCCTGACGCGCCCGGCACGCACGCCGTCGGCCACCGCGGCGCGCCCCACGGTGCGCAACCTGCCACGCCCGGACCTGAGCGTGGTCGCGCTCAAGCCGCTGGCCGCGCTGCGCGCGCGCGACAGCGGGCATTGCGGGGTGAAGGCGGCCAACCTCGGCACGCTGAAAACCGCGCTGCCACCCGCCGCGCGCGTGCCCGACGGCTTCTGCATCCCGTTCGCCCACTACCAGGCGATGATGCAGCGGCTGCGCATTCCCCAGCGCCTGCAGGAACTTCAACGTCGTCCCGGTTTCAGTACCGACGCGGCCGTCCGCCGTGATGCGTTGGCGGGGCTGCGTGCGGAAATCGCCAACGCCGCGCCCGATCCAGCCTTCGTGCGCAGCCTGGACAGCCAGTGGCGCAGCCAGTTGCAGGGCGGCGCGGTGTTCGTGCGCAGCTCGTCCAACTCCGAGGACCTGCCGGGCTTCAGCGGCGCCGGTTTGTACACCACCGTGCCCAATGTCACCCGCACCGACGACGTAGCCAAGGCCGTGCAGACGGTATGGGCGTCGGTCTTCAACTTCGAGGCGTACGAGGCCCGTACGGCAGCCGGCCTGCGCCAGGACGCGGTGGCCATGGCGGTACTGGTGCAGCGCGCCGCGCCTTCGGACAGCTCCGGCGTGATGATCACGCGCGATCCGTTCGACGCCGCCCGCCGCCACATCACCTACATCTCGGCCAAGCGCGGCTTGGGTATCCGCGTGGTGGAAGGCAAGCGCCAGGCCGAGCAGGTGATGTACTCCACCTGGTCCAAGGCGGTGCAGGTACTGAGCCGGTCGGCTGAAGATACCCAGCTGGTGGCCAACGCGGCCGGCGGGGTGCGCGAAGTGCCCATCACCGGTTCACGCCAGGTGCTCACCGATGCGCTCATCGCGCGGTTGGCCCGGGTGGGCGCCAGCACCAAGCAGGCGCTGGGCGGCGTGGACCAGGACATTGAGTGGGCCGTGGTGGGGGATGAGGTGCTGATCCTGCAGTCGCGGCCGTACGTGGATGGCAGTGCGCGGTAG
- a CDS encoding ArsR/SmtB family transcription factor: MEHTTATHALAALGHATRLSIFRLLVQAGRGGKLAGDIAQALALPGATLSFHLKELSAAGLINAEQRGRTICYRAEFQAMNALVAYLTENCCADDPACDRPGC; encoded by the coding sequence ATGGAACATACGACTGCAACCCACGCACTGGCTGCCCTGGGCCACGCCACCCGACTCTCGATCTTCCGCCTGCTGGTGCAGGCCGGCCGCGGCGGCAAGCTGGCCGGCGACATCGCCCAGGCGCTGGCGCTGCCCGGCGCCACGCTGTCCTTCCACCTGAAGGAGCTGAGCGCGGCCGGGCTGATCAACGCCGAGCAGCGTGGCCGCACCATCTGCTACCGGGCCGAGTTCCAGGCCATGAACGCACTGGTGGCCTACCTCACCGAAAACTGCTGCGCCGATGATCCGGCCTGTGACCGGCCCGGTTGCTGA